One window of Xanthomonas sp. 10-10 genomic DNA carries:
- a CDS encoding histidine phosphatase family protein: MPLYFVRHGESLANEQNYFAGAQNSPLTPLGRRQARQAADYVRQRGLHFDQVHVSTLERAQATAAIILEGVTATPQMISSAALVERDFGIFAGKNKTLIKKSIGHRLYDACFHDADGAPPDGEHWMDMYARCKHYYDTVLAPLDRQGKQVLVVAHKYIVEVFALIASGLPPADYIDFRLPNSRPLSWDELRQMTARSSSRMNYLGEQTEIHLLQWMLIAALGGFALACAGVRLPHIASTTAIVVLLAVNAFFLSVRIEAGALRLTQGPENIALCVISVARAFCAMLLLTQFQNEWIHVIGLLLIVPPALSVPTLSLARGGDYFFAARYTLVLSVLLPLLLLALFVDHRALLGSAHALERFFVVLLLALALPSLAAQGWRRARPIAAGKLATNWGWVGALTMVPMALLVGLRTEGTALVHALTHGGWQAWGALLLPFTLLLACRVGSAVYLRAHQSVTGKRIDAGIAADIHLLQTSPNIFLWLSLLLPGTFTHAPTLVAGTLLGFFAFALLDETWVVRRFRAQIAPALRRPANPSMPATDVRNAENIEQDDVALESR, encoded by the coding sequence ATGCCTTTGTACTTCGTCCGTCATGGCGAGTCGCTCGCAAACGAACAGAACTATTTTGCAGGCGCGCAGAATTCGCCGCTCACTCCGCTGGGCCGTCGCCAGGCGCGTCAGGCAGCCGACTACGTCCGCCAACGCGGGCTGCACTTCGATCAGGTCCACGTGTCCACGCTCGAACGGGCGCAGGCAACCGCAGCCATCATCCTGGAAGGCGTCACCGCAACACCGCAGATGATCTCCAGCGCCGCATTGGTGGAACGCGATTTCGGCATCTTCGCCGGCAAGAACAAAACGCTGATCAAGAAGTCGATCGGCCATCGCCTCTACGACGCCTGCTTCCACGATGCCGACGGCGCACCACCCGATGGCGAACACTGGATGGACATGTACGCCCGCTGCAAGCATTACTACGACACCGTGCTTGCGCCGCTGGACCGGCAAGGCAAGCAGGTACTGGTGGTGGCGCACAAATACATCGTCGAGGTATTTGCGCTGATCGCCTCCGGCCTGCCACCTGCCGACTATATCGACTTCCGGCTGCCCAATTCCCGGCCGCTGTCGTGGGACGAGCTCAGGCAGATGACGGCGCGCAGTTCCTCGCGCATGAACTACCTGGGCGAGCAGACCGAAATCCATCTCCTGCAATGGATGCTGATCGCCGCGCTAGGCGGCTTCGCGCTGGCGTGCGCGGGCGTGCGCTTGCCGCATATTGCCAGCACCACGGCCATCGTCGTATTGCTGGCAGTCAATGCGTTCTTCCTGTCGGTACGCATCGAGGCCGGCGCCTTGCGCCTGACCCAGGGGCCGGAAAACATTGCGCTGTGCGTGATCAGCGTGGCACGCGCGTTCTGCGCCATGCTGTTGCTCACACAGTTCCAGAACGAATGGATCCACGTGATCGGCCTGTTGCTGATCGTGCCGCCGGCATTGTCGGTGCCGACCTTGTCGCTCGCGCGCGGCGGCGATTATTTCTTCGCAGCGCGCTACACACTCGTCTTGTCGGTGCTATTGCCGCTGCTCCTGCTGGCGTTGTTTGTGGATCACCGCGCGCTGCTGGGAAGCGCGCATGCGTTGGAGCGGTTCTTCGTGGTGCTGCTGCTTGCATTGGCGCTGCCCTCGCTGGCCGCACAGGGGTGGCGGCGGGCGCGCCCGATCGCGGCTGGCAAGCTCGCGACCAACTGGGGCTGGGTGGGCGCATTGACGATGGTGCCGATGGCCTTGCTGGTCGGGCTACGCACCGAAGGAACCGCGCTCGTCCACGCGTTGACGCATGGCGGTTGGCAGGCCTGGGGAGCGCTGCTGCTGCCGTTCACGCTGCTGCTGGCTTGCCGCGTGGGCAGCGCCGTGTACTTACGCGCACACCAGAGCGTGACCGGCAAGCGTATCGATGCCGGCATCGCGGCGGACATTCACCTGCTGCAGACCTCGCCCAACATCTTCCTGTGGCTCAGTCTGTTGTTGCCGGGCACGTTCACGCATGCGCCCACACTGGTCGCCGGCACCTTGCTGGGCTTCTTCGCGTTTGCCCTGCTCGATGAGACGTGGGTGGTCAGGCGCTTCCGCGCGCAGATCGCCCCAGCGTTGCGCAGGCCGGCGAATCCAAGCATGCCGGCGACGGATGTGCGCAATGCCGAAAACATCGAGCAAGACGACGTGGCACTGGAAAGCCGTTGA